TGCCGGCGGCGGTCACAGGCTCGCCGGCGACGACGGCATCCCATGCCGCCAGAAGCACTGGTGCCGTGCGGCTGAGGGGATAGGCGACCGAGAGATCGCCGGCATCGTAGGCCCGCAACAGATACACCGCATACGCCGCGTGCGCGGCCACCGATAGAAGTACCCAAACCCAATCCCGCAGTGCCCCGCCATTTGCGCGGAACAGCCACACCGCGAGAGGCAAATACGATAGGGCCGCAATCATGCCTTGCCCCAAGAAGAACGCCCAACGATCTTCGCTTCCCTTGTTGAACAAGTTCCACAGCGCGTGCAAAAACGCGGAGAATACAACGGCCAGGAGAGCCTCGGCGCTCATGCCGCGGTGCTAGGAAGCGCCCGGCGGATTTGCAACTCGGCGCGGCGCAGGTTTAGCTGGCCGGCATTCTGCCCCTTCGAGGAGAGCACGGCGATGATTCCGGTACGAGGACTCGATCATTTCGTATTGCGAGTACAACAGTTGGAGCGTGCCTTGGCGTTTTACCGAGATTTGCTCGGACTCGAAGTGCTGTGTCTCGACGAGTTCCAGGCCGGCCAGCGTCCGTTCGTTTCCCTGCGTATCGGCGGACAATTGCTGGACTTGGTTCCCGACCCGAGTTTCGCGGGAGCGCAAGCGGAGCCGAACTCCGGCTTCCTGCATTTCTGCCTCCTTGTCGAAGGCAAGTTGCAGGACTTCATCCCGTTGCTGCGCGAACGCGGCGTCCCTCTGCTCGACGATCAGCCCGCGTGGAGGATGGGCGCGCGCGGGTGGGGGTGGTCGGTGTACGTGCGCGATCCGGACGGGTACGTCGTAGAGCTCAAGGAGTGGGAATCGTGAGGCGATGGTGGTCCTCCGGGCGCTGGGCGCTCGGGCTGTTGTGCTCCGCTCTGGTGGCGTGTGCGGCGCACGCCAGCGAGTTTCACTGGGATGAGATCGAGACGGAAGCGGTGGAAACTCTACGCCAGTACCTTGCGATCGATACGACCAATCCCCCGGGCAACGAGCTGACGGCCGCACGTTTCTGGGAAGCTAAGTTCCGTTCCGCGGGCTTGCAGCCCAAGGTGTTCGAAACTGCTCCGGGGCGAGGGGGCGTGTGGGTGCGTTTGCGGGGGCGCAGCTCCGCCGGCGCACTGCTCTTGCTGCACCACTTGGATGTGGTTCCGGCGGTGGCTTCGGAGTGGACGCATCCGCCGTTCGCGGGCATCGAAAGCCAAGGCTATGTGCACGGCCGTGGTGCCGTGGATGCCAAGGGCTTAGGTGTCGTACAGGGCGTGGCCATCCTGGCCTTGCACAAGCACGGCATTGTTCCCTCGCGGGACATTTTGTTCGTCGCCACACCCGACGAAGAAGCGGGCGGCCGGCTGGGCGCGGGGTGGTTTGTCGAACACATTTTGCCCACCTTGGGGCCGGTAGATTTCGTGTGGAACGAAGGCGGGCACATTCGCCCGATGCCGTCGGGTCAGTTGGCCTTCGAGGTGGCCGTGGCCGAAAAAACGCCCCTGTGGTTGCGCTTGACAGCGCGCGGCAAAGCCGGCCACGGGTCGGTGCCGCCCGCAGAAAGCGCCGTGACCAAGCTGATCCAGGCACTCGCGCGCGTACAGGCGATGCCCCGGTCCGTACGGATCACCGACGAAGTGCAACGGTACTTCGCTGCGCTTGCGCCGCTGCAAGTGGGCAGCCAAGCCGAGCGGTTTTCCGATCTGCGCGAGGCGTTGCAGGACGAGGGGTTCCGGCAGACCTTCTTGCTGGAACCACGGCAAGCCGCGCTCGTGCGGGATACCGTGGCCATTACGGTGGTGCAGGCCGGACAAAAAACCAACGTCATCCCCGCCGTCGCCACGGCGGAACTGGACTGCCGCTTGCTGCCGGGCACGGATCCCACACTATTCTTGCAAGGCATCGTTGCTGCCGTCGCCGATCCCACGATTCAAGTGGAGACGCTGCTGCAGTTCCCCCCTTCGGCATCGCCTGTGGACACACCGCTGTATGCGGCCGTTGCCCGCATTGCCGAGCAAGAAAACGGCCGCGTCGTGCCGAGCGTACTCACAGGCTTCACCGACAGCCACTACTTCCGCGAGCGTGGCATTCCGAGCTACGGTTTCGCCCCCTTCGTGCTCACCGAATCCGAACTGCAAGGCATGCACGGGGTGGACGAACGTCTGAGCCGCAAGAACCTGCGCGAGGGCACCCGCCGCTTGATCGAAATCATTCTCGCTTTGGACTCAGCCGGCTCACCCGCCCACTGCGCGAGCGATGCCGGCGGGCCGTGCCGCGCGTCGCCCCCGTGAGCTGCCTACGGTTCGAACAACAGGGCGCGCAGGTAGTCCCGATTCAAACGTGCGATAAAGCGCACGCTAATTTGCTTGGGGCAGGCGGCTTCGCACTCGAACGTGTTCGAGCAAGCGCCGAACCCTTCCTTGTCCATTTGCGCCACCATGTTGCGCACGCGGCGGTAACGCTCCGGCTGTCCTTGGGGCAGCAGCCCCAAGTGAGACACCTTCGCAGCCACGAACAGCATGGCGGATGCGTTTTTACAGGCCGCGACGCACGCCCCGCAGCCGATGCAAGCAGCCGCATCCATGGCGAGCTCCTGGTTTTGTTTTGGAACCGGAATGGTGTTGGCGTCGGGCGCGCCGCCCGTGTTGACGGAAATAAAGCCCCCCGCTTGCATGATCCGATCGAAGGCGCTGCGATCCACGATCAAATCGCGCAGCACGGGGAACGGCTTGGCGCGGAAGGGCTCGACCGTGATCGTGTCACCGTCGCGGAAGTGGCGCATGTAAAGCTGGCAACTCGCTTTGCCTCGGCCCGGGCCGTGGGGAATGCCGTTGATCACCAAGGAGCAAGAGCCACAAATGCCCTCGCGGCAGTCGCTTTCGAACGCCACCGGCTCTTCTCCTCGCTCCACGAGTTCTCGGTTCAAGGCATCGAGCATTTCCAGGAAGGACATATCCGGGACGACATTGTCCTTCACATAGGTCACGAAGCTGCCCGGCGAGGTCGCGTCCTTTTGCCGCCAAATGCGCAAAGTGAGCCGCATTACTTGTAACTCCTCGTGGTGAGCTTGACGAACTCGAATCGCAGCGGTTCGATGTGGCGCACTGGCGGCTCACCGGGGCCGCGATATTCCCAAGCCGCGACGTGGCAAAAGTTCTCGTCGTCCCGCTGGGCCTCGCCGTCTTCGGTTTGGAACTCTTCCCGAAAATGACCGCCGCACGACTCCCGCCGCTCCAGGGCATCGAGGCACATGAGTTCCGCAAATTCGAGAAAGTCTGCCACCCGGCCGGCACGCTCCAGGGCCTGGTTGATTTCCTCCGGCCCGCCGGTAACTCGGGCCTCCTTCCAGAAGCGTTCGCGAATCTTGGGGATTTCTTGGAGAGCGTGGCGCAAACTCGCTTCGCTGCGGGACATGCCACAGTGATCCCACAAAAGCTTTCCAAGTTCGCGGTGGAACACGTCCACCGGGTGTTTGCCGTTGATGCCGAAGAGGCGCTCGATGCTGGCGCGCACAGCGGCTTCGGCATCGCGAAACTCCGGCCGATCCACATCGGGCCGCGGCTGCTTGGAGCGCGCCAAGTAGTCGCCAATGGTGTACGGCAAAATGAAATAACCGTCGGCCAGCCCTTGCATGAGAGCGCTCGCCCCCAGACGATTGGCGCCGTGATCGGAAAAGTTCGCCTCGCCAATGACGAACAATCCCGGCAGGTTGCTCATCAAATTGTAATCCACCCACAGTCCGCCCATGGTGTAGTGCACGGCCGGGTAAATGCGCATGGGCACTTTGTACGGATCCTCATCGGTGATTTCGCGATACATGTCGAAGAGGTTGCCGTATCGCTCGCGCACGACTTCGATCCCCAGGCGCCGGATGGCATCGCTGAAGTCGAGATACACGCCCAAGCCGCCCGGACCCACGCCGCGCCCCTCGTCGCACACTCGCTTGGCAGCCCGCGAGGCAATGTCGCGCGGCGCTAAGTTGCCGTAACTCGGGTACATGCGTTCGAGGAAGTAGTCGCGCTCCTCTTCGGGGATTTGATCGGGCGGTCGCGTGTCGCCCTTTTTCTTGGGCACCCACACTCGGCCATCGTTGCGCAACGACTCCGACATGAGGGTGAGCTTGCTTTGGTGGTCGCCGCTCACCGGGATGCATGTGGGATGAATTTGCGTGAAGCACGGATTGGCGAAAAACGCCCCGCGCTTGTATGCGCGGTACGTGGCGGTGACGTTCGAATTCACCGCATTGGTGGACAAGTAAAACACGTTGCCGTAGCCGCCGGTCGCCAGCACCACCGCATCGGCTGCGTGGCGTTGGATTTCGCCGGTCCGCAGATTGCGCGTGATAATCCCTTTCGCGTGCCCCTCCACCACGACCAGATCGAGCATTTCGGTGCGGGGATACATTTTGACCTGCCCTAGACCGATTTGCCGGCACAGCGCCGAGTACGCACCGAGGAGGAGCTGCTGCCCGGTTTGCCCGCGCGCGTAAAACGTGCGGGAAACCTGCGCCCCGCCAAACGAGCGGTTGGCGAGCAACCCACCGTACTCGCGCGCAAAAGGCACACCTTGCGCCACACACTGATCGATGATGTTCACCGAGACCTGCGCCAGCCGATACACGTTGGCTTCGCGCGAGCGAAAATCCCCGCCTTTGATGGTGTCGTAAAACAACCGCCAAACACTATCGCCATCGTTTTGGTAGTTCTTGGCCGCATTGATCCCGCCTTGCGCGGCAATGCTGTGCGCCCGCCGAGGGCTATCGTGAAAGCAAAACGCCGATACCTGATAGCCCAACTCCGCCAGGCTGGCGGCCGCGGAGGCGCCGGCCAACCCCGTGCCGACCACAATGATGTGAAACTTGCGCTTGTTCGCCGGGTTCACCAGCGCCAGTTCGTTGCGATGGCGATCCCACTTTTGTTCCAATGGCCCCGCAGGCACGTGTCCGTCCAAGATCATCTCACTTCCCTGCCACTGGATACGGAACCAAACCCGCCAACACCGCCAGCGGGATGGAACAATTACCCAAAAAGACAATGAGGGCGACGACCGGACCGAGCGCGCGGATGATGCCGTTGTACCGCGGATGATTGAGCCCGAAGGTTTGCAAAAAACTCGACACGCCATGCTGCAAATGCAGCATGAGCGGCACCATGGCGAGCAGGTAAAAGAAGGACACCAGCGGCTGGCGAAAACCCAGAACCACCATGGCGTACACGTCGTGCCGTCCCTTGGCGTCGTGCAATTGAAAGTGCTCGGGATGCGTCAGCCCAAAGGTGAAGTGCGCCAAGTGATACAGTACGAACCCAGCCAAAACGAGCCCGCCCATGAACATCGTGCGTGCTGCGTACGTGGTCACTTGCGGAGACCAAAGCTCGTAACCCTGCGGCCGTGCTTGCCGATTGAGTTGCGTGATGCGCACCGCGGAGACAATGTGCAGCACGAACGCTGCGAGAAGCACTAGGCGCGCCGTCCACAGCAGCGCCGGCATGTGGCGCAGCGATTCGGCGTAGGCATTGATGGCCTCGGGCCCCAGGTAGATTTGCAAGTTGCCGAGCATGTGCACCACCACGAAGCCCGCGAGCACGAGCCCCGTCAGGCCCATGAGCCACTTCATGCCCACCGTGGAGCGGAAAAACGCGCCAAGCCAGTTCATCGTGCGGTTTGCTCGGAACACGGTACCTACCAAACGCGAACGATCGTTCAACAGAACGGCCCCGCTATTCTTTTTATGGTTCGTATTAGTGGGGCGGGACCGTTATCGGCCTTCGCCGACGCCTGCGGGCGAAGCGAGGGCGCAAGGCCAACGAAGCGGATTCGCTTCCCGCGCTTGCGCACGGTGTGGGAGGAATCGGTGGATCGAGTCGGCCGTTCTCGACACGGGCGCGATTTCCGCACGCCGGCCCACATTGGGATGGATCGGGCGTTCCCGGAGGGAGGATTTTCCCGTGGGTTCCCCGCGCCCGTGTGGGGAATGCCGCCGCCCGAGGTCAGGAGCTTTGCGGGTCGTGGGTGTCCCCCGGCAAGTGTTCGCTCCGCGCGATCTCCGGTGGCAGCAACGGAATTGGTTCCTCTCTCTCCACGGCCGCCCCTTCTGTTCGAGTGGATGACGCTTGCGCCGAGTCGGCACCTGGCGGCGTCTCGGTGGCCGGCTGGGTTTGGGGGATCTCGGTCAACTTTGCCACGGCGCGGCGCACGTCCACAGCAAACGCGGCAAGCTTTTGCACAGCGTCCGCGGGCCAGCACTCCCCAGGATACAAGAGCTTGAGCAGCCCGGAGGTGAGGCGCCGCACCGCGCGCAGGTCGGGGTATGCCAGGTCGCGCGGGAGCCACTCTTCCAATTCGAACTGCAAACTCCGTGGCCGTAACCGTGCGAACATTTCCGCGAGGTAATCGGCCGGAAGGCCCGGGCCGGAATACGGAGGCAAAGCGCCGTTGCAGACGTCGCCGGCGTTCAGGTAGGCCGCAATGTGGTCGCTAAAGCGCGCAAGCCAAGGCGGCAGTGGCGCTTGCGCCGCGCCGCCGTTTCGGCGGGCCGCCCGCACGAAAAACACGACCGAGGAAACCACGCGCCGGCCTCCGTCGCGGTTTTCCAGCGTACCGAACAGTTGCGCCACAGCGCGGGCTCCCTGATTCGGGTCCTGCCACGGGAGCTGCTGCAAGTGATCGAGGACCACCACTTCGTAGGCAGAGCCCAAATCCGGAGTGCGCAAGATGGCGTTGGCAACGAGGGAAGATCGCAAAGCGGCGGGATGAGAAATGGCGAGGGCAGCAGGAGAAAAAGATTCCAGGCCTTCCAGCCCCGCAGTGCCGGGCAATGGCGCGTCCACCAGGTGTAGCCCGCGCTCTACGAGGGGCGCCAAGCGGGCGAGGCAAGCGAGCTTTCCCTCGGAGGAGAGACCGGCGGGATCGGTCCCCATCCCTTGCAAGAGAATGTCCATCCACTGCTCCTCGGTGAAATGCTCTCGCGCCCGGACAAATTGGTCGAAGCGAGCTTGTGGAACACGGACGGGCACGAATTCGCTCACGACGATCCGGCCTCGTTCCCCGCGCTCCAAGCGAATGGAGCCCCACATGCCGTAGAACAATTGCGGGAAACGTTCGCCGATTTCGAACGGCACCGAAAACTTTTGGTCGGGCCAGGCGGAAAGCTCCCCCGCGAGGTGCCCTTTTTCCCAATCGGTTCGAATCGTGAGCCGTGCAAAGGCAACCGCCTTTCCTTGGCGGGCCAGGTGCTCCTGGAGGTTTTCCGGAGCCGTGGCCGGCAAACAGTGCCGCCCGAGGAAACCTCTCAGTCGTTGCAAGGCCGTGCTTTCGCCATGGGGTGCAAACTTCACGAGCAGGTGTTCTGCGGCATACCGGGGAAGCGCGCGCAGCTCAGGTTCGCGCGCCCATGCTTTGGAAACCACATTGCCGGGGAACAAAGCGAAGAGCTGGTCAATCACGGAAGGCGTCTTCCAGTAACGGGTTAGGCCGCAAATCCCCTTGTGCCGTGTGCATTTCTACCCCGGTTGGAGATTCAGGCCGTGTAGTTTCTCGAGTGCTGGCCTCGGTATCAATGGCGTACGGCGCGTCGGCGAGGAGCTGGTCGGGTTCGACCGGATACAGAAAGCGAAACACCACCGCCTCGTTGTCCGAAACCCATTCCGGATGAATCGCCGTGGGCTCGATCAGAAATGGCTTGCGGACCTGCCCCAGAACCCAGTTGAAGCGCTGGTGGTGCGGGTCGTGGGCGACCATCACCCGCGGCGCTGCCATTCTCAAGGCGGCGTTCCACGCATGTTCGTCCACGAGCTCCTCCAGGGGAACCCGGGGTAATTCGGTGGCAAGAATTTGCGCGTGTGTCTGAACTTGCCGTTCGACTTCAGGCAAGGCTCCCTCGTGTAACTGCTGCAGTACGTCGGATGCAACCAGCATCGCGGCATGGCGCCGCAACGCGCTGTCCAACGCGGTCTCGGGAACGAAAAACTGAAGCACGAGACTTTGTGGAGATAGCGCTGCGTGCTCGGGAAAGAGGCTCTTTGCTCGCTTTTCAATTTGCTCGCAACTCGCAATCGCTTGTGCCAAGGCGTCGCGATAGCGCCGGACGATGGAAAAGGTCCCCCAGCGCTGCAACCAGTGGGCGCGGCGTTGCGCGAGCTGGCGTTTCCACTGGTAGGCGTCTTTCGTGTAGCTCCAAGCCCGGTCGCACAACTGCTTGCGCCGGTCCCGTTTTTCTTCCTCCTCGCCTCCTCCCCTCGATCCGGGCAAGAACAAGAATTGGATCGCTCTTTTCGCCCACCGCGAGGCGCGCCGCCACCAAGGAAGGCTTTGCGCGTGCTCTTGCGCGGGGGCTTCGATCTCGTGGTGCCACCGATTGAGATTGTCTTGAAATTTCTGCCGCAGCTCTTCGAGCCGCGCTGAGGCCTCTTGCGCTTCCCGGTCGCGTTGGAGGAAGGCTTCGATGTCGCGAGAGTCCAGCGCCGCGTTCAATGCCTCGACTTCTTCGTCTACCACCGCGGATTGGAACAACGAGGGGACCACGTCGAACAGTTGCTCGAACTCCCTTCTGAGTTCCAAGAGTTTGGCTTGTTGCAGGTGGAGTTCGCGTTCCAGTCGCTCGCGCAAGGTGCGCACCGCGGGTAAGCCACGGCGCAGGGCAGTTTGCAGGGCGTCGCTCGCAACTTGTTTCTCGTTTTGACGGATCTGAGTTTCGAGCTGCTGGACGTACGTGAGCTCTGTTTGCTTGTGATACTCGGCCCAGTCGTGCTCGACGGTAAACTTCCAGTCCGGGTGCTTGAAGCAATCCACACGTTCTCGTGGCGGTGGAAAGCTCTCGACGCTGGAGTACACCTCGCCCACGGCGGAGCAAACGGGCAATTCGATCGAATCTTCGTCTCCGATCACGGTGCGCTGGAACTCCTGCCACAAGCGGGCGGCCAGGTACTTCGGAGGCGGGGGTGCGGCCTCCATGCGGCACACCCCGACCGCAGTCCAGTCTCGCCCCTGCGGGGGCGCGGGATGGAACGGGAAGTCCTGGGTGAGCACTGCCTCGACAAAGTGCTGCACGAGCGGGGCTAGGTCTTCGGGCTCCGTCAGGTACAAGTCCGCCCGGCTGCGGATCGAAAGCGGCCACACCCGCAGGGGAAAAGGGAAGTCCGCATCCGGCTCGAGTCGCCGCCGATTGGTCTCGGCCACCTCGAGCTCCTCCGGCCGCAGCGAGAACAAATCCGGCAGGAGCAACAAGAGATGAATTTTGAGTTCGCGTCCCGCAGACCCCGAAGCCGTCCCGAGCTGTTCCAACTCGTCCAAAACGGCGGTGAGCTCCAGGGAATGGCTTTCCGCGAGCCAGACAATACTGACGATGTCGAGCAGTTCCGTACCCCGACGCAACTCGTCCAAGAGATGCTGTCCGGAAAGCAACTTGCGAATGGTCGCAAACCAACCGCCCGGGAGCCTTTGGTCCGCTCGCCCCAGCACCAGCGCGTGGCGGTCCAATCGCTCGCGCCACACCGGTTCGAGGCTCGTGACCAAATGCTCCGCCACCGCTCCCGTGGCGGATACCACCGTGGGTCGAAGCAGCATGAGCGAATGCCACTCAATTCTCGGGAGGCACAAAAACGTCGGTTCCGAGGTCCGGAGGTAATGTGGCGATTTGAGATTGCAGAGTTTCCAGCACGCGGATTTCCTGTTCGACGACCGGAATTTCTTTCTTCAGCCAGTCGCTCGCCGAGTCGGCATCAAGGCTTTGTTTCAGTTCCTCGAGTCGCGTGGCGCGTTTCGCTAGGGCAGCCTCTACACGCTTCT
This sequence is a window from Candidatus Binatia bacterium. Protein-coding genes within it:
- the sdhA gene encoding succinate dehydrogenase flavoprotein subunit; the protein is MILDGHVPAGPLEQKWDRHRNELALVNPANKRKFHIIVVGTGLAGASAAASLAELGYQVSAFCFHDSPRRAHSIAAQGGINAAKNYQNDGDSVWRLFYDTIKGGDFRSREANVYRLAQVSVNIIDQCVAQGVPFAREYGGLLANRSFGGAQVSRTFYARGQTGQQLLLGAYSALCRQIGLGQVKMYPRTEMLDLVVVEGHAKGIITRNLRTGEIQRHAADAVVLATGGYGNVFYLSTNAVNSNVTATYRAYKRGAFFANPCFTQIHPTCIPVSGDHQSKLTLMSESLRNDGRVWVPKKKGDTRPPDQIPEEERDYFLERMYPSYGNLAPRDIASRAAKRVCDEGRGVGPGGLGVYLDFSDAIRRLGIEVVRERYGNLFDMYREITDEDPYKVPMRIYPAVHYTMGGLWVDYNLMSNLPGLFVIGEANFSDHGANRLGASALMQGLADGYFILPYTIGDYLARSKQPRPDVDRPEFRDAEAAVRASIERLFGINGKHPVDVFHRELGKLLWDHCGMSRSEASLRHALQEIPKIRERFWKEARVTGGPEEINQALERAGRVADFLEFAELMCLDALERRESCGGHFREEFQTEDGEAQRDDENFCHVAAWEYRGPGEPPVRHIEPLRFEFVKLTTRSYK
- a CDS encoding succinate dehydrogenase, whose translation is MRLTLRIWRQKDATSPGSFVTYVKDNVVPDMSFLEMLDALNRELVERGEEPVAFESDCREGICGSCSLVINGIPHGPGRGKASCQLYMRHFRDGDTITVEPFRAKPFPVLRDLIVDRSAFDRIMQAGGFISVNTGGAPDANTIPVPKQNQELAMDAAACIGCGACVAACKNASAMLFVAAKVSHLGLLPQGQPERYRRVRNMVAQMDKEGFGACSNTFECEAACPKQISVRFIARLNRDYLRALLFEP
- a CDS encoding ring-cleaving dioxygenase, with amino-acid sequence MIPVRGLDHFVLRVQQLERALAFYRDLLGLEVLCLDEFQAGQRPFVSLRIGGQLLDLVPDPSFAGAQAEPNSGFLHFCLLVEGKLQDFIPLLRERGVPLLDDQPAWRMGARGWGWSVYVRDPDGYVVELKEWES